In the genome of Candidatus Electrothrix rattekaaiensis, the window TCCGTTATAGCTCAGGACATGATCAGCGAATTGTGCCAGGGTGCCTGTGGCAGCATGTTTTCCGAGACCGACAGCGATCAGCTGCGCCCGCTTGGCATATTTTTGTTTCCAAAGAGCAACAGCCTTTCTGCAATCATCTGTGGGCTTACCGTCGGTCATCAGATAAACCAGAGGTTTCCAGTCCCCTTTACGCTCCGGGGTGGTCGGCTGGACCTGCGTGTCTATTTCATCCATGAGGTGGATCAGGGCCTTTCCCAAGGCAGTGCCCGAACCCAGCGGCAGTCTTGGCAGGTAGAAGGTTGGCAGATCCATCAGAGGAACCAGGGTTTTTACTTTTCCGGCAAAGGCGATGATAGACAGGAAAACCGTTTCCAAGGCGTTCGGGTCTTGCCGTAGCTTGCTGATAAGCTGCTCAAGCCCCTGTTCAAGATGCTGCAACGGCTCTCCTGCCATAGAATCAGAAACATCAAGTACGAGAAAGATGGGTAAGCGACGCATTGTATCCTCCGGAAACGATGTGAAATGTAAAATTTCAAGAAAAGATCAAGGGGAGATCGCTAGCTCAGATTAAAGGACAATCTGTATTTCAGCCGGAGGTGGCGGTAGAATATCTGCGGAACCGGCCCCGATACTGGAGCTTCGCATCTCCACGCTGGCGGAAACCCATTTGAAGAAGCTGGCAAAGGCGGCACTGTCCGTGGTATCAAGACTGACAACGGTATCTGTCAGCTTCCGCAACTGCTCCACCTTTGCCTTGGGACCAGCGGCACAGGCGATAATTTTACCGAAATGACTTTTTTTAATCTGCGGAACAATTTCATCATACCGGGCCACATCCGAAGGACTGCCGTCGGTCATGAGAAACAGCATGGGCCGCCAGTCTCCTTTTCGCTCGTTGGTGCTGTGGATAATATCCTTTTTCACCCGCTTGAGGATCAGGGCCAGGGCTTCGCCGGTATAGGTCGGTCCTGATCTGGGACAGGTGATTTCTGTAACTTGAACCTGCGACAGCGGCGTCAGAGGAAAAACCTCTTTTACCTCAAGATCAAAGGTGATAATGGACAGATAGACCGAGTCCAAGGCATGCGGATCCTGCCGCAGGGCAGTCAGCATTGCCTGCACGCCGACATTGACGGACTGAATCGCTTCGCCGTACATGGAACCTGAGGTGTCAATGGCAATATAAATCGGCAATCTTCTGGACATGTTTTCTCCTCTGATAATTCTTTATGATCAGGTCAGTCTGGAGCCTAACATTGCCAGACGCTTATACACATCTTCAGTCGGCGCGATCCATACCACACCGGGTCCGGTGAACGTTTGCAACAGGCCCTCACCGCTGGTTGCGGATTGAAGCAAACTTTTCCCTGATTTTTCAGCACGAAACTCGACACCAGAAGTCCTGGCAAAGGCGAAACTGCCATCAACGGACAGCTTTTCTCCTGAAGCCAGCTCGTACATAAGCAATTCATCGGTCGGCACGGGTGAGGCCAGAACGACAACCCCGGAGCCTTTTACCTGCGTCTGGAAAAGCCCCTCACCGCCAAACAAGGCGCTGGATACGTTGCCCTGCAATTTTGCACTGACACCCAGCCCTGCTGAAGCGCAGTAGAACGCACCCTTATCCACAATCAGTGCATCATCATTAATATTAAACAGGGAATAATGGCCGAAATATCTCGGATGACAGCAGTAACGGAAACTCTCATAGCATTCGGAATTGCTGCGGAAAATCAGGTAACGATATTAATTTCCGGCGGCGGAGGCGGCAGTTCATCCAGACTGGACACATCTTTTTTACTGAGATCAATCTTTTGACTGCCGGAGCTGACGCTTGCGGAAATCCATTGAAAAAACTTTTTAATGGTGCCGGAATCAGCCGTATCCAGCTGGACAACAACCTCTGATATTTCTTTTAAGACACTAACATCCGCATCCATACCCGCAGCGCAGGCGATTATCATGCCCGGTTTGGCCTTTCTCAGTTTCTCCAGACCAAGCCGCCATTCATCGGTCGGTCCGCCGTCGGTCATTAAAAAAATTAGAGGTTTCCAGTCACCTCGACGATCAGGCGTGGTTTTGACAACCTCATCGTTAATTTTTTCAGCGGTCAGCGTTAACGCCCTCCCCAAGGAGGTGATACCTTGAGCTCGAATATCAGGAGGTTGGAAACTGACTAAATCTGTCAACGGAACCAGCTGTTTCGCATCCGTGTTAAAGGTGATCACACTGATAAATGCGGTTTCCAGAGCATACGGATCCTGCCGCAGGGTTGAGGCCAGCACCTGAACCCCGTTTTTCACCGCTTCAATGGCCTCGCCATGCATTGACCCTGAGTTATCTAGCACAAGGTACACAGGAAGTCGTCTCATTGAATATTCCCCTTAAAAATCATAATCTTAATCAAAACGATCTCTCCGTATCCGGAATGCCGCAACAAAAAACACCGCCGACTCATGCCGACGGTGTTTTACCTCAATCGGCATCCTGAATTATTGTACAACAGTTTTATTCAGCATTTAGGCCATAGGTGGAGCAGGCCGCACCAAGCCCGCCTGCGTACCCCTGTCCGACAGCGGTAAATCTCCACTCTCCGCCTTTTTTGTATACCTCACCGAAAACCATGGCTGTTTCCATAGAATAATCTTCAGTAAGGTCAAAGCGGACGATTTCTTGATTATTTTCATCATTTACAACGCAGATAAAGGCGTTGCTCACCTGACCGAAATTCTGGGATCGAGAATCAGCCTCATGAATTGTACAGACAACCGCTATCCTCGTCACATCCGGGGCATTGCGCTCCAGTGCATCGAAATCAACCTTGATAATCTCATCAGCCCCGTCACCGCCGCCTGTCAGGTTGTCACCCATGTGCTCGACAGCACCGTTCGCCCCTTTGAGATTATTATAAAAAACAAAATCATAATCACCGCGAGCCTTACCCGCCTCATTCAACAAAAAAGCTGAGGCATCTAGGTCAAACTCAGCTCCGTCCGTTGCCCGCTCATCCCATCCCAAGCCGATAAAAATCTTCGACAGTCCAGGAGCTTCTTTTGATAAGGATATTCTTCCGCCTTTTTCCAGTGAAATGCCCATTTTTTTCGACCTCCTCAATCCTTAGTGAGAAATAATTCGTCTTGCTTCAACTTACCCTTATGTCATGATCAAAAACTAATATTGTTATCATGCTGTTACAATGAAGGTGTAATAATCGGCAACAATTTATCAAAAGTTCTTCCTGCTCCCCATTCTCCAAGTGCCTTGAACTTCCATTCATTGTTATGGCGATAAAGTTTTGCTATAACGAGCCCTGTATGCCCTCCCCCCTGCACGCTGAGATCATATTTCGCAATAATATTTTGCGTTTTATTATCTTTTAAAACACAAAACGCATTGGGAATACCGTCAAAAGAATCACTGGTGAAGCTGTTCACTGTAAAAACAAGCGAAAGGATATTGCTCGGAACAGCGTTCAGCTGAACAACAATTTCCTCATTCGGAGTTCCCTCTTTTCCTCCTCCTGTCCGGTCGTCACCAGTGTGCTTTATCGAACCGTCCTTACTTTTAAGCTGCTGAAACCAAACAGCGTCCTTCAAGTTCTTTTGTTCGTCAAACATAAGACAAGAGGCATCCAGATCAACATCCACCAGTTTGGTGCGACCCAAAAATCCTTTTGTTTTTTGCTGGCCCCAGCCGAGTCCGAGGACAGCATCCGTTAAACCAGGGGCCTCTTTTGCGAGAGAAATATTGGCACCTTTTGTCAGTTTGATGGCCATAACAGCACTCCTTTTTTTAATTGAATTATCTTGAAGGATGTTGAAAAGTATGTATGTAACTGATTCCAACAACATCCCGTCTTCAATGATCTCGACCGCAACGATCAAGTCCCTGCCGATCGTGTAGTATTGATAAGAATATTAAAACTATTGAAAAATATCCTGGAACCAAGCAACTTCAGTTATCCGTAATACCGAATATTTTCCGAATGGAATTCAGCTTGTTAAAGCTCTAAAAAAGTTATCTAACCATTGATTGATCAAGATGTCTTGTAAAAAAGATCCGGGAGTCAAATAACTACATTCCGACTTTCTGAGAATGCTCCCCATCCGTGTGCTTTCGCGATTTCATTATGGTCGATTCAGCTCTGTATAAAGTGAGGCATAGGCTCGGGCTGACTCGGGCCAACTCAAATTTAAGGAGGCAAGGTAATCCCTTGCCCCTCTTCCCATTTTTTGTCGCTCAGCCGGATGATTCAGCAAAAAAAGCATATGTTCTGCCAATGCATTGACATCGCTTGGCGGAAAGAGGAGGCCCTGTTGTCCATGTTCAATGAGATCCGATACAGCGGGAATTTCTCCAGCAATGACCGGTAGGCCAATCGCCATAGCCTCAAGCACGACATTTGGTCTTCCCTCGGCAAAACTGGCAAAGACAAAGATGTCAGCCTGGGCCATTAACAGCGGTATCTCTTCCGGTGGGACTGAACCGTGAAAGGAGACGTTGGCCTTCAGGTGCTGCTCTCGACAATATCCCTCTAATGCTTCTCGTTCCGGCCCATCACCGACAATATCAAGCGACCATTTTTGGGCCAACATCTCAGGCGGCATCTCAGGCAGCATATCATGCGACAATAAGGCTGCTGCTTTCAGGATAACATCAACTCCTTTACCAGCTGTTAAATTGCCCACATACAGGAAGCGAACCGGAGCTGGAGCGGTCGCCGTCTCCTCCGGGGAAGCAGCATATTTACCATGACCGGCATCAAAAAATGCCTGATCAATACCGTTGCAAATCACCCGGACCTTTGTGCTGTATTGAGGAAAATGCTCAGCGAGTTTTTCTTGCAAAGATGGGCTGACAGTAATAATCACATCACTGAAACGGAGACAAAAATGCACCAACCGGCGCATCAAGGCTAATTTTTCTATCAAGTTGACATCACTGCCCCGCAAGGTCGTCATGACCGGTTTACCGAAAAGCAGTCCGGCAACTCCGGCAATAGCACCGTTGATTGACCAATTGGCGTGAAGAACATCCACCTTGCGGGTAAAATAACAGCAGATGAGCAGGTTGGAGCAGAGAAATGGAGGGAGTAAGAAAAAAAGGAGTTTATTGCGCGAAAGAGCAGCCATGATTCCGCCGGAGCCATGAGCCAACTGCTGCCAATGTTTCGGTGCATAGCGAAACGGAAGAACAAAGTAATCAGCAGAGGCTTGGTTGACAGCTTCAGAGCTGTCCGGGGTCAGCACCGTCACCTGCACATTCTCCGGCAGGTGATTGACCATTTTTTGGATAAAGATACCGCTCCTGGATTCCTTTGTTAAAGGAAAGGAGGTCGTAAGCAGAAGCACTCTCAGTAAACCCTGAGCATTCTGAGCATTCTGATCATGAGTGCTCTTCATCGCGTCCCCCTTCAGATGACCTTCAGATGACCGTCAGAAAATCAATTCTCCGGCCTCATCCTCCTGTACCCCGACCACCACGATACCAGCTTGATCAGCAGCAGCAATCATGGTGTCGCGGTCAAAAAGAAGAGACTGACCAGCCTCAACAGCCAAAACTGAACCCTTTACCGATGCCAGTGTCTCAATGGTCTTAGTCCCGGTGGCAGGCAAATCAAAACGAAAATCCTGGCCAGGCTTCTTCATTTTTACAACAACAGCCCCTGAACCTGAAAGTTGCCCGCCTCGTCGAATTGCTGCATCCGTGCCCTCTATGGCCTCAACAGCCAGCACTGCCCCCTCGCGGACCACAACGCATTGCCCTATATCCAATCGCCCTATCTCACGGGCAATCCGCCAACCAAAGCGAATATCCGCCAGCTGTTCTCGGGAGGGCTTTCTTTTTCCTAAAATTCCTTTTGGGAAAAAAAGATGGTCAAGATAACACGTTGAGGCCAGTACCTTGATTCCCTCTTTCTCAAGTGCTCCAGAAACTGCTCGTAAAATGGCATCATCCAGACGCTTATCAATCTTATTCCAAAGAGTTAACCCTTTAAAATCCGGAAAAATATCCCTGAACATCCGGGTTTTGGTGATGGTGCCGCAGAAGACAGCCTCACGAACACCCTGCTCATGAAAAAAACGAATGATCTTACCTAACTGACCCAGCTTTACCCAACAGGAAACATCAGCGCGGTGCTCAAGCTCCGCCTGAGTCTCATTCTGATGGCAAACCGCAACAACCCTGCGTTTACGTTCTTGGGCCGCCTCAGTAAAAAGCAGAGGAAACTGCCCTCCTCCAGCAATAATTCCGATCGGTGTTGACATGCGTAGTGCGTTTTAGCTGTCTTCAGTGCGTTTTACCACACCGCGTTTGCTTTCTCGGAAAAAATCCACCAAAACACGAACCTCTTTGGAATCAGGGAACTCATGGGTTGCCTGGGCCAAAGCCTCCTTCACTAAAACCTGCGGTGAGGAGCGAAAAATTATTTTAAACGCCTGATCAATATCGTTGATCGCCTCTCGGGTCATGCCATTACGCCGCATCCCGATCTTATTAACCCCGGCAATACGCATCCTATTCCTGGTACCTGTTAAGATAACATAGGGCGGAACATCAAGAGAAATCCCTGACATGCCGCCAACATAGGAATAAGACCCTATTCGACAAAACTGATGCACAGCCACTAAGCCGCCGAGATTTGCATAACTGCCCACGTCCACATGTCCACCCAACGTTGCCACATTGGACATAATCACATGGTCATGGAGAACACAATCATGGGCTACATGGCAATAGGCCATCAGCATATTCTTATTTCCGATAACCGTCTTGCCTCCTCCAGAGGCCGTCCCACGGTGAATAGAAACATATTCCCGTATCCTGTTCCCATCTCCGATAATCAGTTCTGTCGGTTCATCTTGATAATGGCTATCCTGTGGCGGCGTACCAAGAGAAGAAAAGGAACCAATATAATTATCAGCTCCGATACTTGTATACCCAGAGATCACTGCATGTGCGTCGATAACCGTGTTTGGGCCGATGGAGACATTAGGACCGATAACACTGTATGCACCAACTGAAACGGTTTCATGAACTTCCGCCTGCGGGTCAACCACGGCAGTAGCATGTATAGTCATTTATACTGTTCCTTTGTTAGCCTCTGTGCAGGCCAACAGTCTAATAAGCAGCATTTGCCGCATCCTTGTCCAACATGACAACGAAAAAAATATCAAGAAAAGGTGGCCAGCTGCTCAGCTTCGGTCACCAGCGCGTCATCAACATAGGCGCGGCACTGCACCTTGATCAGTTTGCTTTTTCGACGAACCATTTCCACCTTATAGATGAGCTGATCACCAGGTCGCACCACCTTGCGAAAACGTACCTTATCCATCCCGGCAAAATAAACCAGTTTCCCGGCAATGTCTTCTGTAGAAAGATAGGCCAGCACGGCTCCGGCCTGAGCCATGCCCTCAAGAATCAGGACTCCGGGCATAACAGGTTCGCCGGGAAAATGTCCCTGAAAAAAAGGCTCTCCCATGGACACATTTTTCACGCCGGTTATTGTTTTATCCGGCTCAAACTCCAAGACCCGATCCAGCATAATAAAAGGATATCGATGCGGCAACAGGTCAAGAATTTCCTTAATCCCCATAGGCAGCTGCACCTTATTGTCCTCACTCATTCAGCTCTTCTCCTTTTCTCATTATCATTGCATTTTATTCAACTCTGCTTCATCCGGCAACGCTCGGGATGCCATAGAGAATCACCTGTGGATTCATCTGCAAAAAACAGCCGTAATTCCCTCAAGCACGCTTGAGCATAGCCCATTTATCCATCAGGGTAAAGGAAAACAGGTCAATAAAGTTGTTTCAACTCTCTAGAGATAATTTTAAAAAGTTGCAACCAACACGGCCTCATGAGAAATTTACCCCTGTCTCTTTTTTGCAAAAAACTTTTTTCCAGCAGTTAGTAATAATTGAATAATTCCCCAGAGAGCACCACTTCCGATGGCTGCGGCCCGCAGGGCCAGCAACAGGGGAGAAAGAAAAGTTACCGCCCAATCATGCTTTAAAGCAAGCACGATAAAAGGGGTCGTTTGTAAGAAGAAAAAGATACAAGAGCAGGACAAGGAAATAAGAGCAAAAAAAGAAAAAGGGCTTGGCCAACTTGTTGAGCTAAGCAGAAAAAACGAACTGAGTCCTATCAAAAAAAGACCAACAATCTGAGATCCTAATGTCCTCGGGGTATAGGAATCTTTTCCAATCTTTTCCGGGTACAGACGATAGACCTTCACCCTCCAAAAACCCCTGCCGAATTTAAGTCGAAAATAACGAAAAACAGAATCTGGGTGATTGAGATGACGTACCAATGCACGTGGGGTGAAAACCATTGTGTATCCCCAAATGGCCATCCGATAGGAAAACTCTGTGTCCTCGTTATCGGCATTAGGAAAATGAGTATCAAATCCTCCTAAAGTAAGAAATATTTCTTTTCTGAAGCCAGCTGAATAGGTATCCACCATATCAATGGACTCCCTTTGCTCCAGCATACTGAAACGCTCCTCAAACTCAACCTGAGCAAAACGGGCAATAAGACCCTTTTGCTCCGTACGATAGGCTCCTTTAACAGCTGAGACATCAGGTCGTGCAAAAGGGGCCGCCATCTCCTCCAGCCAGTTAGGATCAGGTACGCAATCCGCATCAGTGAAGAAAATCAAATCCCCTTTTGCCAGGAAGACCCCGGCATTGCGTGCTGCTGCTGGACCTTGGTTTTCCTGATAATGATACGTCACCGGGAATCGGCGGGCGATCTCAGCAGTCTGATCTGTTGAGCCGTCATCCACCAGGATAACCTCATAACTGTCTTTGGAAATTTTGGAAAGAGTCTGTTGCGTGAGGCTCTGGAGACAGAGGGCAAGAGTCTTTTCTGCATTCCAGGCCGGGACAATAACCGAGAGATAGGGCATACTCAGGAGTTCTGTACAACAGACTCTTTGTGAACATCAGAGCCGAAAAAAAGATATTTTGCAAAGGTACGAACGGATTTCAGTGTCCGCCGGATTTCAGTGGGGTGGCGAAACATTTGAACGAGTTTATACAGGATATATCCGGGACGCAAGTAAAACTTTTTCCGGGCCTGATCGCAAAACCGAACCAGCTCTTCAGCACTGAGATCTTCCCCGTGAATGACCGTATTATGGAGCCCGGACGGAGTCAGCCATTGAGAAAAATCCTTTGAGATGATCAGGTTCTTCTGCTTGTACCAGGCATAGGCCTCTGTACCCGGATAGACCATAACCGGATACATCTGGATCGCGTCAGGCTGAAGGCTGATGGCAAGGTCCAGGGTTTCCTGCATAGTTTCTCGGGTTTCTCCGGGCAAGCCCACCATAAAACAACCGTGAATAAGGATACCTGTCTTTCTTGCCGCCTCCATAAAGGTACGGGACTGCTCAAGAGTGATGCCTTTCTTCATGGTGTTCAAAAGCTGCTGATTGCCACTTTCAAAACCGACACAGAGACAGCGGCAACCAGCCTTTTTCATAATCTGCATGGTTTCCTGATCCAAGTCAACCCGAGCATTGGCGGTCCAAGATATTTTGATATTCCTGCGGATCATCTCTTCGCAGATAGCGATACAACGCTTCTTATTGGCCGGAAAGGTATCGTCCTCAAAAAAGATCGCCTTGACCTCTGGAAAATTGGCAATAATGTATTCCAACTCATCCACGACATTATCCACACTGCGATTGCGCAGTTTATGTCCCATCATGGTCTGTGGGTAGACGCAAAAAAAACAGCGGTGCGGGCAGCCCCTGCTCGTGGTAATCGTCACCATAGGAAACAGGGCATTGGGATTAAAATAATGATGCGGATCAAAAAATTTCTTATACACAGAACTGACAAAGGGGAGCTGATCAATATCGGTAAGGGGAGCCCGTTCACCGGTATGAAGTATCTCCTCCCCCTTCTCCCCTTTCCGGAGCCAGAGTCCGGCAACGCTTTCGAGCACCTGCCCTGCTTCCAGCGCATCAGCCAGCTCCCTGACCGTGACATCAAACTCTCCCTGGGCAACCGCGTCCACAGCTGTGTTGAGGCGCAGGCTCTCCTCAGGCAGGGCTGAAACATGGGTGCCGACTAAGACGATAAAGACCTCCTGCCCTTCCCTGCCCAGCGTTTCCTTAAGCTTTCCAGAAAAGTTCACGTCATTATAAATGCTCGGCGTACTGGTTTCTACAACCACTAATGGACTGCCAAAGTTTTTGATACGATCAATGACGGCATCCTCGGACACATCAGCTGCTGGAGCATCAATAAGATCAATTGCATGCCCACCCGCTTGAGTATAGCCTGCAGCGTAGGCCAGCCACATGGGATAGTAGAGGGTGCCACTTTTGGTAACAGCCGGGCTCCGTTGAGGGCGAGAAAAATTCTTTAAAAAAGGTGGGTTGAGAAAGGTAACGCGCATATATATGCTCCGGTTATTCTTATCTATGGATCTTAGCCTATTAGGGTCTTAGGCAATACTGCGGATCATTGTGTCGTACTGCTTCATCTGTTCTTCCATAAATCCCAACTTCCCGTGGAATTGAATAGCATCCTGCGGGCAGACACAAAAGCAATAAAGACAATGAATACATTGTTGCATATCCTGCTCAGACAAAGCACGGGGTAAGGCAAGATCAACCGGACAATACTCGCCGCATTTCCCGCAATTATTGCATTGCTCCTCTGCAAGGCTAAGTCCTTCCCATTCCATCTCTGTTTCCAGGAAGACATCCTGTCGCAGATCCGTGAAAAACAAAAGCTTGGCAAACAAGTCTGTATTACAGAGATAATTAAAAAACGCCGTGTTCCGGACAGCAAGAAAGTATTTCTGTCGTTTGGGATGATGGATAAAAGTAGCGATAGGCCCGGCTTCTGGGGGAGCAAAGGGACGATCATACGGAGTGAGCGAAAAATCTTGTGCTGCCGCGAACAGCTCTTGATCGATAATGCCTCGTTGGCGGGCAATCCGCAAGGGGGTTATCTTGTCAGGATCACAGGAGGCAAATCGGGCAGCCAGAAGATCAATAAAATAGGGGTCTGTGCCGATAAAGACTGTGTCAGTTTTCACCGGGGTGCCCTTGGTCGGCCCCAGCCCTTCCATTGCAAAAAGCGCATCCACAATATGGAGATGAGGGCGACAATTTTCCGTGATATTAACAATATTCGCTGCAAGGGAAAGATGGGTCTTTTTCTTGTTTTCCTGCCCCACCAAGCAACCGATTAGATTTTTTAGACAAACGGTCATGCCAGCTTCAAAATGGGTTTTGAGCTTGGGCATGTTGACCAGCAGATCAGCCTCCTTGCATTCCCTGGCGATACCCGCCTGCACCCCGTCTTCAAAGGGGATCAGGAAGGGCTCAGAGTAGTTCAGATCAATGCAATTGACCCCGTAATATTTTGCCAACTCGTCCACCCGGAGCCGGGTAATGACGCTGATATTAGTCCGGTAGAAACCACTATTTGTGCCTTCCCCAATTGTGATGTCTCGGTATCCCTCCTCTTTCAAAAAAAGGATCACAGCGGCCAGCAAACGCAGGTCGGTGGTGTTACCGGTCAGTGCATTCATATTGCTGTTCAAGTTCGGCTTGATCAGGATTTGTGCATCCCGATCAGCCGGAAAGACATCCCCGTATCGCGTCAGCACCTCAGCAAGGCGGGTTTTTACCTCCTGAAATGATCTGCACTGAATAATGTCTGCGTGATATTTTTTTATCATGATGGAATGGGCTGATATGAACGGTTAAGAATTTCTTCGGCGGCCTGCTGCACATCCTGCACCGTGATTTCCTGCAGGCAGGCATGGTATTCAGAGCCGTGTTCGGGAGAGCAACATCGACTCTCATCACAGGTAACACGGCAGGAAAAGTCTTTTTCCACCACCTGACCCACCGGACTGTACGGGGCCGTTTCCACGGATTTCGAAGGGCCGAAAATGGCAATCGTCGGTGTTTTCATTGCCGCAGCAATATGCATAGGCGCGCTGTCATTGCAGAGAAAAAGGGCAGCCCGCCCCAGCAGAGCAGCCAACTGTCGAATATTCAACTTTCCTGCCAGAGAAACCGCCTGACATTGCTGTTCTTGAAGAGTGGCCTGAATATCTTTCGTCAATATAGACTCATCCGCTCCCCCTACAAGCACGACCGGCAAGTTATATTGCTGAAAGAGATTTTCGCAAACCTGGGCAAAACGCTCCGGGAACCAACGTTTCAGGATCAGACGAGAACCGGGATGAACAGCGATAAAAGGGCCTGTTATCCCTTGGGCTTGCAATATGGAGACGATATCCTGTTCTTCTTCAGCTGTCAAAAAAAGCTCAGCCTCTCCACCCTCAGTGGGGCAGCCCAGGTACCGGGCCAAGTGCAAATGATAATCCACCTTATGGCAGAGTCCAGGGTACGGGACTCTGTGGGTCAGCAGGTACCCTCCGCCACCCACATCATAGCTGACCTTAAACCGGGCTGGAATCCAGAAAGCCAGCAGGGCGAGCTCCCGTATATCAGCCCTGGTTTCAATCAGGAGATCAAAACGGAGTGAGCGCAGCTTCCTGATAAATACCAACCAGTCCCTGATGCCGCCGGAATAGAACCAAAACGGATTAAAGGTTAAAATCTTATCAATATATTTATTATGCTGTAATACTGCTGCCGAGGCTGTTGAAGTCAGAAAGGTAATCGTAGCCTCGGGATATTTTTCATGCAGCGCAGGCAAGATCGGCAGGGTCATGATAACATCGCCGATATAGGCCGTCCGTATAATACAGATCGTTTTCACCCGCTCCGGGGTGATGGCTTCCTGTTTCCGAATGAGGCGCAGCGGAAAAAAGAGAAGATTGCCAAAGATATCCGCAATAATCGTGGCAATGCGTTTTTTTCGATTGATAATCTTATACATGCAGACCAATTACCTATTTATTTCTTTTCCTCGCCTGTTCTACGCAAATAAATTGCCCAGGAACAAAACGATCAAGGAAATGCATGTACCCTGGAGAAGTACGGATATACTCTTCCAGACGGGCAAGAAATTGCTTTGAGCAGTCAAAAATCCCCTGCTCTCCGGGTAAACCAGAGGTAATTTCCGGTTCAATGATCACGGTAAATAAGGCTTGGTCACCGGGCAGGATAAAAAGGGGGAGTAGCGAGGCACCGGTCTTTTGGGAAAGAATCGCCGGACCAAGAGGCAGCACGACCTGTTGGCCGAGAAATGGAAAGCATGCCTGCTTGCCAAAAAACTCCTCTGTTCCAGAGCCGTCGCCGGTTGTCATGATGACCTGATTACAGCGGAGTGCCTTGAAAATCGGGCGAAGAAAAGACCCGGCCTGAATAATATCAGCAGGAATGCGGCTCTCATACTGCATGCGCAGGCGGAAGGCCACATGACGACCTATCCAACTCAGGCCCTTATCAGAAGGATTGCCGATCTGTTTCATCGGATATCCCAGCAGAGCAAGGGACACCAAGGGGAGATGAACCGGGCCGAAATGACCATGCACCAGCACAACACCCTTCTTTTTTTCTAAAGCCTTATCCAGATGGTTCAGCCCCTGAAAACTGACATAATCAGCAATATTTTCCTTGTTGAACTTGGGAAAGATAAGAGGGAAAAGCTGATCCTGATAATGGTTACGAAAATAGAGGCGGATATTCTCAGCATGATGGGTTTCACTGATGCCCATCCGTTGCAGATTCTCTGCCAGCATTCGACGCTTTCCCTTGGCAGCTCCATAATGCAGATCACCCATAAACCGTAATGTTGCCAAGGCGACCTTAGGGGGCACAGCAAGCAGGAACCAACGCAGAGGATACCAGACGATCAGGCGCAGGATATCCCGCACCCGGCTTTCACCGGTTTGCATAGAATTATCA includes:
- a CDS encoding VWA domain-containing protein — its product is MSRRLPIYIAIDTSGSMYGEAIQSVNVGVQAMLTALRQDPHALDSVYLSIITFDLEVKEVFPLTPLSQVQVTEITCPRSGPTYTGEALALILKRVKKDIIHSTNERKGDWRPMLFLMTDGSPSDVARYDEIVPQIKKSHFGKIIACAAGPKAKVEQLRKLTDTVVSLDTTDSAAFASFFKWVSASVEMRSSSIGAGSADILPPPPAEIQIVL
- a CDS encoding AIM24 family protein — encoded protein: MIFRSNSECYESFRYCCHPRYFGHYSLFNINDDALIVDKGAFYCASAGLGVSAKLQGNVSSALFGGEGLFQTQVKGSGVVVLASPVPTDELLMYELASGEKLSVDGSFAFARTSGVEFRAEKSGKSLLQSATSGEGLLQTFTGPGVVWIAPTEDVYKRLAMLGSRLT
- a CDS encoding VWA domain-containing protein — encoded protein: MRRLPVYLVLDNSGSMHGEAIEAVKNGVQVLASTLRQDPYALETAFISVITFNTDAKQLVPLTDLVSFQPPDIRAQGITSLGRALTLTAEKINDEVVKTTPDRRGDWKPLIFLMTDGGPTDEWRLGLEKLRKAKPGMIIACAAGMDADVSVLKEISEVVVQLDTADSGTIKKFFQWISASVSSGSQKIDLSKKDVSSLDELPPPPPEINIVT
- a CDS encoding TerD family protein, encoding MGISLEKGGRISLSKEAPGLSKIFIGLGWDERATDGAEFDLDASAFLLNEAGKARGDYDFVFYNNLKGANGAVEHMGDNLTGGGDGADEIIKVDFDALERNAPDVTRIAVVCTIHEADSRSQNFGQVSNAFICVVNDENNQEIVRFDLTEDYSMETAMVFGEVYKKGGEWRFTAVGQGYAGGLGAACSTYGLNAE
- a CDS encoding TerD family protein; the encoded protein is MAIKLTKGANISLAKEAPGLTDAVLGLGWGQQKTKGFLGRTKLVDVDLDASCLMFDEQKNLKDAVWFQQLKSKDGSIKHTGDDRTGGGKEGTPNEEIVVQLNAVPSNILSLVFTVNSFTSDSFDGIPNAFCVLKDNKTQNIIAKYDLSVQGGGHTGLVIAKLYRHNNEWKFKALGEWGAGRTFDKLLPIITPSL
- a CDS encoding glycosyltransferase family 4 protein; its protein translation is MKSTHDQNAQNAQGLLRVLLLTTSFPLTKESRSGIFIQKMVNHLPENVQVTVLTPDSSEAVNQASADYFVLPFRYAPKHWQQLAHGSGGIMAALSRNKLLFFLLPPFLCSNLLICCYFTRKVDVLHANWSINGAIAGVAGLLFGKPVMTTLRGSDVNLIEKLALMRRLVHFCLRFSDVIITVSPSLQEKLAEHFPQYSTKVRVICNGIDQAFFDAGHGKYAASPEETATAPAPVRFLYVGNLTAGKGVDVILKAAALLSHDMLPEMPPEMLAQKWSLDIVGDGPEREALEGYCREQHLKANVSFHGSVPPEEIPLLMAQADIFVFASFAEGRPNVVLEAMAIGLPVIAGEIPAVSDLIEHGQQGLLFPPSDVNALAEHMLFLLNHPAERQKMGRGARDYLASLNLSWPESARAYASLYTELNRP
- the lpxI gene encoding UDP-2,3-diacylglucosamine diphosphatase LpxI (LpxI, functionally equivalent to LpxH, replaces it in LPS biosynthesis in a minority of bacteria.) codes for the protein MSTPIGIIAGGGQFPLLFTEAAQERKRRVVAVCHQNETQAELEHRADVSCWVKLGQLGKIIRFFHEQGVREAVFCGTITKTRMFRDIFPDFKGLTLWNKIDKRLDDAILRAVSGALEKEGIKVLASTCYLDHLFFPKGILGKRKPSREQLADIRFGWRIAREIGRLDIGQCVVVREGAVLAVEAIEGTDAAIRRGGQLSGSGAVVVKMKKPGQDFRFDLPATGTKTIETLASVKGSVLAVEAGQSLLFDRDTMIAAADQAGIVVVGVQEDEAGELIF